Proteins from a single region of Mucilaginibacter daejeonensis:
- a CDS encoding DsrE family protein yields the protein MKKYIIILAAFALTAFAKNVKAQQTDPAAFTGATAKLKHYNALYIINSGDDKKIKGTLRNINNALEDSRLKGKLHVELIAFGDGVAVYMKSSAYEQSLKDLQAKGVVLAQCDNTIKERKIDKADLFPFISYVPSGNGEIIIRQYEGWATVHP from the coding sequence ATGAAAAAGTACATCATCATTTTAGCAGCCTTTGCGCTCACTGCTTTTGCAAAAAATGTCAAAGCGCAACAAACCGATCCCGCCGCCTTCACCGGCGCAACCGCAAAACTCAAGCATTACAACGCGCTTTATATCATCAATTCCGGCGATGATAAAAAGATCAAGGGGACATTAAGGAACATCAATAATGCGCTGGAAGACTCAAGGCTGAAGGGCAAACTCCATGTTGAGCTCATCGCTTTTGGCGACGGTGTAGCTGTTTACATGAAAAGTAGTGCTTATGAGCAAAGTTTAAAGGACCTCCAGGCAAAGGGAGTGGTATTGGCACAGTGTGATAATACCATTAAGGAAAGGAAGATCGATAAAGCTGACCTGTTCCCATTTATCTCTTATGTGCCGAGCGGCAACGGTGAGATCATCATCCGCCAGTACGAAGGCTGGGCCACCGTGCATCCTTAA
- a CDS encoding YidH family protein, which produces MSGADTSKQKINPGDHLANERTFLAWIRTSIALMGFGFVVVKFSLFVKQLSLVITDKVLLPGKGFSATIGIILVAIGALMALLSYFRYRRIEKQLLRNAYFLSFALSLLMTVAIVLVSGLLLWYLLPNT; this is translated from the coding sequence ATGTCAGGCGCAGATACAAGCAAGCAAAAGATCAACCCCGGTGACCATCTGGCCAATGAACGCACCTTTTTGGCCTGGATAAGAACCAGCATAGCATTGATGGGTTTTGGCTTTGTAGTGGTAAAATTCAGTTTGTTCGTCAAGCAATTATCCCTAGTTATTACTGATAAGGTCCTCCTGCCCGGGAAGGGCTTTTCCGCAACCATCGGGATCATCCTCGTCGCTATCGGTGCCCTGATGGCTTTATTAAGCTATTTTAGATATCGACGTATTGAAAAACAATTGCTTAGAAACGCCTATTTTCTTTCGTTCGCCTTGTCGCTTTTGATGACCGTTGCGATAGTACTCGTCAGCGGGCTGCTGCTTTGGTATCTATTACCCAATACCTGA
- a CDS encoding substrate-binding domain-containing protein has translation MKKIMISLALVAAICGNLYAQKDTLHIYGPGGPLSAMQDCAKAFTAKTAIPVKVTGGPEPKWLSQAQKDGDVIYGGAEYMLTQFMQTHPGMIDVPTRVELFKRRAAILVRPGNPKQITSLKDLAKTGVKVLDVNGAGQLGLWEDIAGKENLIGDIQKNIGGSFANTALGIDAWKKDQSYDAWITYASWHENLKDVTQLVELPLSSRLYRGTPIALTSNTKHAAQAKQFIQFLQSADGHVIFKKWGWE, from the coding sequence ATGAAAAAGATTATGATAAGTTTGGCATTGGTTGCCGCCATTTGCGGCAACTTATATGCTCAAAAAGACACCTTACACATTTACGGCCCAGGCGGCCCTTTATCAGCCATGCAGGATTGTGCTAAGGCATTTACTGCTAAAACTGCTATCCCGGTCAAAGTGACTGGTGGCCCGGAACCGAAGTGGCTTTCACAAGCGCAGAAAGACGGGGATGTGATCTACGGCGGGGCGGAGTATATGCTTACGCAGTTCATGCAAACCCATCCAGGGATGATTGATGTTCCCACACGTGTCGAACTTTTTAAAAGGCGTGCGGCTATTCTCGTCAGACCGGGAAATCCAAAACAGATTACGAGTTTGAAAGATCTTGCCAAAACCGGCGTTAAAGTGCTTGATGTAAATGGGGCCGGTCAGTTGGGCTTGTGGGAAGACATTGCCGGTAAGGAAAACCTGATCGGGGACATTCAGAAAAATATCGGCGGCTCATTCGCCAATACCGCGCTGGGCATCGATGCCTGGAAGAAGGACCAAAGCTATGATGCTTGGATCACCTATGCCTCATGGCATGAAAACCTGAAAGATGTTACGCAGTTGGTGGAATTGCCTTTGTCATCGCGCTTGTATCGAGGTACACCGATAGCACTCACATCCAATACCAAACACGCAGCGCAAGCCAAACAATTCATTCAATTCTTGCAAAGTGCCGATGGCCATGTGATATTTAAAAAATGGGGATGGGAATAA
- a CDS encoding voltage-gated chloride channel family protein, with translation MKALITSERYRIVKELIRWSLLILPVAVAIGSMVALFLWILDLAIIYRFHHPWLLFLLPLAGVLIHLIYRSVGRSSEKGNNLIMDEIHEPGGGVPPQMSPIILLTTVLTHLFGGSAGREGTAVQIGGSIAHLFGKWYRLSVQDMQLLLTSGVAAGFGAVFGTPLTGALFALEVLAIGRMQYNALLPALIGAVAGDYTVAAWGVHHTAYQISAFRHEPYFLSAYLPFDGLLMVKVMLASAAFGMSSALFSSLVHAIKVVSGHFIRSKWLIPFTGGLVIIALTYLNGKPDYLSLGVAAEYPGAVTIQSAFHAGGADLFSWFWKMIYTAITLGSGFKGGEVTPLFYIGATLGNTLSAVLHAPVGLFAALGFIAVFAGATNTPLACTVMGVELFGGEHVLYYAIACFTAYLFSGHSGIYSAQRIAIPKLLNAGITPDSALGDLGKSRPHWYERFLKH, from the coding sequence ATGAAAGCCCTTATCACCTCGGAGCGCTACCGGATCGTTAAAGAACTGATCAGGTGGAGCTTGCTTATACTTCCGGTAGCTGTCGCTATCGGAAGTATGGTCGCCTTGTTTCTATGGATACTGGACCTGGCCATCATTTACCGGTTCCATCATCCCTGGCTTCTATTTTTGCTCCCGCTGGCCGGGGTACTGATCCACTTGATCTATCGCTCGGTCGGCAGATCTTCTGAAAAAGGCAATAACCTGATCATGGATGAGATACATGAACCAGGCGGGGGCGTGCCACCGCAAATGTCACCGATCATTCTATTGACCACGGTATTGACACACTTGTTCGGTGGTTCTGCCGGTCGTGAAGGTACCGCGGTACAGATCGGCGGAAGCATTGCCCATTTATTCGGAAAGTGGTACAGACTATCCGTTCAGGACATGCAGCTGCTGCTCACGTCCGGAGTAGCCGCCGGGTTCGGTGCCGTGTTTGGCACACCGCTGACGGGTGCGCTGTTCGCCCTGGAGGTCCTGGCCATAGGGCGTATGCAGTATAACGCGTTATTGCCTGCACTGATCGGCGCAGTTGCCGGAGATTATACGGTAGCAGCCTGGGGAGTCCACCATACGGCCTACCAGATCAGCGCCTTTCGGCATGAACCCTATTTTTTATCGGCTTATCTACCTTTTGATGGTCTGTTAATGGTAAAAGTAATGTTAGCGTCCGCGGCATTTGGGATGTCCAGTGCTTTGTTTTCTTCACTAGTTCACGCGATCAAGGTCGTTTCAGGTCATTTTATACGATCGAAATGGCTGATCCCTTTTACGGGTGGCTTGGTCATTATCGCGCTGACCTATCTCAATGGCAAACCTGACTACCTGAGCCTTGGTGTCGCTGCAGAGTATCCCGGGGCCGTTACGATCCAGTCGGCTTTTCATGCCGGAGGCGCAGACCTGTTCAGTTGGTTTTGGAAAATGATCTATACGGCTATCACGCTTGGCTCTGGATTTAAAGGCGGAGAGGTAACCCCTTTATTCTATATCGGGGCTACCCTTGGTAACACTTTATCTGCTGTATTGCATGCACCGGTAGGCTTATTTGCAGCGCTGGGATTCATTGCCGTGTTTGCCGGCGCGACCAATACGCCGCTGGCCTGTACGGTCATGGGAGTAGAACTGTTTGGCGGTGAACACGTACTTTATTATGCGATCGCTTGTTTTACAGCCTATTTATTCAGTGGTCATTCGGGCATTTACAGCGCGCAAAGGATCGCCATCCCCAAATTGCTGAATGCCGGCATAACGCCCGACTCCGCTTTGGGTGACCTGGGTAAAAGCCGGCCGCATTGGTATGAACGATTTCTAAAGCATTAA
- a CDS encoding NUDIX domain-containing protein: MITAPEEYYKGLPRKTIAACVLIPHNDFYLIIRKRSTQQWTLPGGIVESGESPMAGAIRECQEETGIRPSIEGLYHVYYSEPVIGEKISYGDSIHLIFKAKPITADQLDQICFPDQEADKYQWVALDEVASFVKSNLGKAILSASCGELYSVWKRTLHSLMKEDEFYQPKNDYQ; encoded by the coding sequence ATGATCACAGCCCCCGAAGAATATTACAAAGGACTTCCGCGAAAAACAATAGCCGCCTGTGTATTGATCCCGCACAACGATTTCTATTTGATCATTAGAAAAAGATCAACTCAACAATGGACCTTACCCGGAGGAATTGTAGAATCTGGAGAAAGCCCAATGGCCGGTGCTATTCGTGAATGCCAGGAGGAAACCGGTATTAGGCCAAGTATCGAAGGCCTATACCACGTATATTATTCGGAGCCTGTAATAGGTGAAAAGATCAGCTATGGTGATAGCATACATCTGATATTCAAAGCTAAGCCCATAACCGCCGACCAGCTTGACCAAATTTGCTTTCCTGATCAGGAGGCAGATAAATATCAATGGGTAGCCTTAGATGAGGTCGCATCTTTTGTGAAAAGCAATTTAGGTAAGGCGATACTCAGCGCTTCCTGCGGCGAGCTATATTCTGTTTGGAAAAGAACTCTACATTCCTTGATGAAAGAAGATGAATTTTACCAGCCAAAAAATGATTATCAATAG
- a CDS encoding YncE family protein — protein sequence MKKLMFLFLVLPLTKLSAQDRVYTGNQISNTVSVIDPKTQTFLGDIVLGKPQPEILSPLYKGQALVHGLGYSPKRQLLAAVSIGSNSVTFISTPTNKVLKTIYVGRSPHEATFNPSGSQAWISVRGEAYISVIDAATMKEIKQVKVADGPGMVSFTPNGKWAYVCSSFTPRLDIVNTATYQVVKSIPVVSPFSPNIFCSPDGKWIALTHKDIGKVTLINTATNKIEKVFNTGPITNHVTFTVTNKVPLMLVTVGGENTLKIFNINQGFILVDSIATGSLPHGVWPSGDGRFAYVGLENDDQVQVVDLVKMAVVKTIPIGQCPQALLYAVNAGPVTPVTTGLSPLNAANKSQVIKLKSTSAIMPTGMLNIRSVGLTDLVQQDFKKLEPNTAYTLALTNSTQQPYNADYVINSFKTDDKGTFSGQSTGIIKTVGKTMANYKMVILIKDTNKVTVMTGQ from the coding sequence ATGAAAAAATTAATGTTCCTGTTCCTGGTATTGCCGCTGACCAAATTAAGCGCGCAGGACCGCGTCTACACGGGTAACCAAATATCCAATACTGTGTCAGTGATAGATCCTAAAACGCAAACTTTTCTGGGCGATATCGTATTGGGAAAGCCACAGCCTGAGATATTAAGCCCGCTTTACAAGGGGCAGGCATTGGTACATGGATTAGGTTATTCGCCTAAAAGACAATTACTTGCGGCCGTATCAATTGGCTCAAATTCGGTTACTTTTATATCTACCCCCACTAACAAGGTGCTTAAGACGATCTATGTAGGTCGGTCTCCGCATGAGGCTACATTTAACCCATCTGGCTCGCAAGCCTGGATCTCGGTAAGAGGTGAAGCATATATCAGTGTGATCGACGCGGCAACGATGAAGGAAATTAAACAGGTGAAGGTGGCGGACGGCCCTGGCATGGTTTCTTTTACGCCAAATGGCAAATGGGCCTACGTTTGTTCAAGTTTCACCCCCCGACTGGATATTGTTAATACAGCTACCTATCAGGTTGTGAAAAGTATTCCGGTGGTCAGCCCTTTCTCGCCGAATATATTTTGCAGCCCCGATGGTAAATGGATCGCCTTGACACATAAAGATATCGGCAAGGTAACATTGATTAACACAGCCACTAACAAAATTGAAAAGGTATTCAATACCGGGCCTATTACCAATCACGTTACGTTTACTGTCACCAATAAGGTGCCCTTAATGCTTGTGACCGTTGGTGGCGAAAACACCCTGAAAATTTTTAATATTAACCAGGGCTTCATACTGGTAGATAGCATAGCTACCGGTTCATTGCCACATGGCGTTTGGCCTTCGGGCGACGGGAGATTTGCTTATGTCGGCCTGGAGAATGATGATCAGGTGCAGGTTGTAGACCTGGTAAAAATGGCCGTTGTAAAAACGATCCCGATCGGTCAGTGCCCGCAGGCTTTGCTTTACGCGGTTAATGCAGGTCCGGTAACACCGGTTACAACGGGCTTATCACCCCTAAACGCAGCTAATAAAAGCCAGGTGATCAAGCTAAAAAGCACCAGCGCGATCATGCCTACCGGCATGTTGAATATAAGAAGCGTGGGTTTAACTGATCTCGTACAGCAGGACTTCAAAAAACTTGAACCCAACACCGCTTATACCTTGGCGCTTACCAATTCTACCCAACAGCCTTACAACGCAGATTACGTCATCAATTCATTTAAAACAGATGATAAAGGAACATTTAGCGGACAGTCTACGGGTATTATAAAAACGGTCGGCAAAACCATGGCAAATTATAAAATGGTGATATTAATTAAAGACACGAACAAGGTCACGGTTATGACCGGTCAATAA
- a CDS encoding molybdate ABC transporter substrate-binding protein, whose translation MKYLQKITFAITAIIALGSQAKAQDHRFDPPWNTPPESKVQFTVPGVDNVPDLFGDINDPQLVVFFAGNQFMCIDDLMSAFKKQYPQYQRVFAETLPPGILAKQIMGGSIVIGNMRITLKPDVYTAGKSRIDQMPEYFSKSVPYAYNRLAIMVQKGNPKKVKGLKDLGRNDVRVSMPNPEWEGIGKRIEEAYVKVGGEPLKNTIMDTKVKNGKTFLTQIHHRQTPMRIMYQQSDAAPVWYTEAYYQKMIGHPTDMVEIPDGENISATYVAGQLKTAPHAQAAQDFMDFLVSPTAKAIYKKYGFITK comes from the coding sequence ATGAAATATCTTCAGAAAATAACATTTGCAATAACAGCAATAATAGCTTTAGGAAGCCAGGCAAAAGCACAGGATCATCGTTTCGATCCGCCATGGAATACCCCACCTGAAAGTAAAGTACAGTTTACCGTCCCAGGAGTGGACAATGTACCCGACCTGTTCGGCGACATTAACGATCCGCAACTGGTGGTCTTCTTTGCCGGGAACCAGTTCATGTGTATCGATGACCTGATGTCCGCCTTCAAAAAACAATACCCGCAATACCAGCGTGTATTTGCCGAAACCCTGCCACCGGGCATATTGGCTAAACAGATCATGGGGGGTAGCATCGTTATCGGAAATATGCGTATTACGCTTAAGCCGGATGTTTACACCGCAGGAAAAAGTCGTATCGATCAGATGCCGGAATATTTCAGCAAGTCCGTACCTTATGCTTACAACCGCTTAGCTATTATGGTGCAAAAGGGTAACCCCAAAAAAGTGAAGGGATTGAAAGACCTGGGACGTAATGATGTGCGTGTAAGCATGCCCAATCCGGAATGGGAAGGTATCGGCAAGCGTATCGAGGAAGCTTATGTAAAAGTGGGCGGTGAACCCTTAAAAAACACGATCATGGATACCAAGGTTAAAAACGGCAAAACCTTTCTTACGCAAATACACCATCGCCAAACGCCAATGCGTATTATGTATCAACAAAGTGATGCTGCACCGGTATGGTACACCGAAGCCTATTATCAAAAAATGATCGGCCACCCGACAGATATGGTAGAAATACCTGACGGTGAAAATATCAGCGCGACTTATGTGGCCGGGCAACTAAAAACCGCACCACACGCACAGGCTGCGCAGGATTTTATGGATTTTTTGGTGAGCCCGACCGCAAAAGCCATCTATAAAAAATACGGGTTCATTACAAAATAA
- a CDS encoding FAD-binding oxidoreductase, with protein MKHTVEIISVKQITHDVKKFRLTKPAGYRFNPGQATELSINRPEWANVLRPFTFTSLNSENFLEFTIKIYPDHHGMTEQLDKLGKGDELIINDSWGAIEYKGPGYFIAGGAGITPFLAILKQLHQFGQLNGNTLFFANKSKGDIILEDDLKDMLCSKVTFLISGKTEDLYLNERIGYAFLKENVNDPKQYFYICGPEQMVNDVNDILLSMGVSPDRLVYEK; from the coding sequence ATGAAACATACCGTTGAAATAATCTCTGTTAAACAGATCACTCATGATGTTAAAAAGTTCAGGCTAACAAAGCCCGCAGGTTATCGGTTTAACCCGGGGCAAGCTACCGAACTTTCGATCAACAGACCAGAATGGGCAAATGTCCTCCGTCCGTTTACGTTTACAAGTTTAAACTCAGAGAACTTTCTTGAATTTACCATCAAGATCTATCCGGATCATCATGGTATGACCGAACAATTAGACAAACTGGGCAAAGGTGATGAGTTGATCATTAATGATTCATGGGGTGCAATTGAATATAAAGGGCCCGGTTATTTTATCGCCGGTGGCGCAGGGATCACGCCTTTCTTGGCCATTTTAAAACAACTGCATCAATTTGGCCAGCTTAATGGGAACACTTTATTCTTTGCGAATAAGTCAAAGGGTGATATTATTCTTGAGGATGATCTTAAAGATATGTTGTGCAGCAAAGTAACATTTCTTATTAGCGGGAAAACAGAAGATTTATATTTGAATGAAAGGATCGGGTATGCATTTCTCAAAGAAAACGTCAATGACCCTAAGCAATATTTTTATATATGCGGGCCGGAGCAAATGGTGAACGATGTAAACGACATCTTATTAAGTATGGGCGTATCGCCGGATAGATTGGTTTACGAGAAGTAA
- a CDS encoding c-type cytochrome, with product MKQQDENREVTKALVKVSKALMTVSVLFAVCIIAVIVTLLVPADHKPGEVSQQVYGRSDQPATIPSTEASAGTTPRPIPADAWKAPDENTIPAGKDGEMIKYGRELVAHTAKYFGPQGSIAKITNGMNCQNCHLDAGSRLFGNNYASFIASYPKLSNRSGRVEQPEERIAECFERSLAGKVPNPSSKEIQAMLAYMKWIGKDVKKGQKLFGNATEKLVFMDQAADPAKGKEVFMMKCQSCHGANGEGLLNADKKTYANPPLWGKHSYNDGAGMYRLTNFAGFVKNNMPYGASYHSPQLTDEEAWNVGAFVNSQPRPHKDQHNDWKDLKKKPIDFPFGPYADRFSEKQHKYGPFKPIKDAQKELTSKKS from the coding sequence ATGAAACAGCAAGACGAAAATAGAGAAGTGACCAAAGCCTTGGTCAAAGTATCAAAGGCCTTGATGACCGTAAGTGTTTTGTTTGCGGTTTGTATAATAGCAGTGATCGTGACATTGTTAGTGCCAGCTGATCATAAACCGGGTGAAGTTTCCCAACAGGTATATGGAAGGTCTGATCAGCCTGCTACCATTCCATCTACCGAAGCCTCTGCCGGCACTACACCACGCCCTATTCCGGCTGATGCATGGAAAGCCCCTGATGAAAATACGATTCCTGCAGGTAAAGATGGCGAGATGATCAAATATGGCAGGGAGCTGGTCGCACATACCGCCAAATATTTTGGTCCTCAAGGCAGCATCGCGAAGATAACGAACGGGATGAATTGTCAGAACTGCCACCTTGATGCCGGGTCACGCCTTTTCGGTAATAATTATGCCAGCTTTATTGCCAGTTACCCAAAACTGAGCAACAGGAGCGGCCGGGTGGAGCAGCCCGAAGAACGCATCGCTGAATGCTTCGAGCGTAGTTTGGCCGGTAAAGTGCCTAACCCTTCCAGTAAAGAGATTCAGGCCATGCTCGCTTACATGAAGTGGATCGGTAAGGACGTAAAGAAAGGTCAAAAGCTATTTGGAAATGCAACAGAAAAGCTGGTATTCATGGATCAGGCAGCAGACCCGGCCAAGGGTAAGGAAGTGTTTATGATGAAATGCCAAAGCTGCCACGGTGCTAATGGCGAGGGCTTGCTGAATGCTGATAAAAAAACCTACGCCAACCCGCCATTATGGGGAAAACATAGTTACAATGATGGTGCAGGTATGTACAGGCTGACCAATTTTGCAGGATTTGTGAAAAACAATATGCCATACGGCGCTTCTTATCATAGTCCGCAATTAACAGATGAAGAAGCATGGAACGTCGGTGCCTTCGTTAACTCCCAGCCGCGCCCTCATAAGGATCAACATAACGATTGGAAAGACCTGAAGAAGAAACCGATAGATTTTCCGTTCGGGCCTTATGCCGACCGGTTCAGCGAGAAGCAGCATAAATACGGGCCATTCAAACCCATAAAAGACGCTCAAAAAGAATTAACCAGTAAAAAATCATAA
- a CDS encoding sulfite oxidase, whose amino-acid sequence MATAFIPGIASANNEDKGPQPSFPGLIIREKEPVNFEFPFPMLSSIITPNNQFFIRTHFPIPRLKAKEWEVRIGGHVNKEITLSYDELRALPAKKVMATLECAGNGRANLAPKVKGLLWEQGAVGNAEWTGVPLSVVLEKAGIKPGAVEIILEGADKGEVSEEPKSPGAIHFARSLPLTKAMQAEVILAYQMNGKDLSPEHGYPVRAIIPGWYGMASVKWLTKITAVNKPFDGYWQTLEYAYWKRTDDQPTLTAVTEVQVKAEIARPALSEVIPAGKTYRVHGAAWCGENEITKVEVSFDEGVTWKPAKLLGKHGKFAWRLWEYNWQVPAGDSQYKLMSRATDSQGNTQPMEHDKDRRTYMVNKIVTVKIEAR is encoded by the coding sequence ATGGCAACCGCATTCATTCCGGGTATCGCTTCAGCGAATAACGAAGATAAAGGGCCCCAACCATCCTTCCCGGGCCTGATCATCAGAGAAAAGGAGCCGGTCAATTTTGAATTTCCTTTTCCGATGCTTTCCAGTATCATCACGCCCAATAACCAGTTCTTTATACGAACACATTTTCCCATTCCAAGATTGAAGGCAAAAGAATGGGAGGTCAGGATCGGGGGGCATGTCAATAAAGAGATTACACTAAGCTATGATGAGTTACGTGCTTTGCCCGCTAAAAAAGTGATGGCAACATTGGAGTGCGCCGGAAACGGGCGGGCCAACCTGGCTCCAAAGGTAAAAGGCTTATTGTGGGAACAGGGTGCCGTCGGAAATGCAGAATGGACCGGTGTACCACTTTCTGTAGTATTGGAAAAGGCCGGCATAAAGCCGGGCGCAGTAGAGATCATTTTAGAAGGCGCAGACAAGGGTGAAGTTTCGGAAGAACCTAAATCTCCTGGTGCTATCCACTTTGCCAGAAGCTTACCGCTTACCAAAGCGATGCAGGCGGAAGTGATCCTTGCCTATCAAATGAACGGAAAGGACCTTAGTCCCGAGCATGGGTACCCGGTGAGGGCGATCATCCCGGGCTGGTATGGTATGGCTTCCGTAAAGTGGCTTACCAAGATAACCGCGGTGAATAAGCCCTTTGATGGCTATTGGCAAACCCTGGAATACGCTTACTGGAAACGCACTGATGACCAGCCGACTCTGACCGCAGTCACCGAGGTACAGGTAAAAGCAGAGATCGCCAGACCAGCGCTAAGCGAAGTGATCCCTGCCGGTAAAACATACCGGGTGCATGGTGCGGCCTGGTGCGGAGAAAATGAAATAACCAAAGTCGAGGTCAGCTTCGATGAAGGTGTAACCTGGAAACCGGCAAAGTTGCTAGGCAAGCACGGTAAGTTCGCCTGGCGGCTTTGGGAATACAACTGGCAGGTTCCTGCGGGCGATAGCCAATATAAACTGATGTCGAGGGCGACCGACAGTCAGGGAAATACGCAACCCATGGAACACGACAAGGATCGCAGGACCTATATGGTCAACAAGATCGTTACCGTTAAAATAGAGGCGCGGTAG
- a CDS encoding LysR substrate-binding domain-containing protein, which produces MFDFRLQVFHTVAKRLNFTKASTELFISQPAVTKHIKELEEQFKTTLIERSGNKKISLTPAGEMLLAYADRLAAVYNELDFDMNLLIKKHSGTLRIGGSNTVAQYVIPPVLARFHEKFKDVQVNLVPGNTEQVEQALVNKEIDLGIVEGILRNPQLSYQEFLSDELVLICSASNTFKKDSIKPEELKELPLLLREPGSGTLDVIAHALKPFNIKLSDLKIEMQLGGTESIKSYLLHSKCFAFVSVQSILKELKYNECRIIDIKDLSIERPFYFILPHGQPSSLAEIFMRFAKSYKSL; this is translated from the coding sequence ATGTTCGATTTCCGCTTACAGGTTTTTCATACAGTGGCCAAGCGGCTGAACTTTACCAAGGCGTCCACGGAACTTTTTATTAGCCAGCCTGCTGTGACCAAGCATATTAAAGAGCTGGAAGAACAGTTTAAAACCACGCTGATAGAACGCAGTGGCAACAAAAAAATATCGCTCACACCTGCTGGCGAAATGTTGCTGGCTTATGCGGATAGACTGGCCGCTGTTTACAACGAGCTGGACTTTGATATGAACCTACTGATCAAAAAACATTCGGGTACGTTGCGTATCGGTGGCAGTAATACTGTTGCGCAATACGTGATTCCCCCGGTATTAGCCCGGTTCCACGAAAAGTTTAAAGATGTACAAGTGAACCTGGTGCCAGGTAATACGGAGCAGGTTGAGCAGGCCTTAGTGAATAAAGAGATTGACCTCGGCATTGTAGAGGGCATCCTCCGTAATCCGCAGCTCAGCTACCAAGAATTTTTGAGTGATGAACTGGTGCTGATCTGTAGTGCCTCGAATACTTTTAAAAAGGACAGCATCAAGCCAGAGGAATTAAAAGAATTGCCGCTGTTGCTGCGTGAACCCGGTTCGGGAACGTTGGACGTTATTGCTCACGCTTTAAAGCCTTTCAATATCAAATTATCAGATCTGAAAATAGAAATGCAGTTAGGGGGCACGGAAAGTATAAAGTCTTATTTGCTACACAGCAAATGTTTTGCATTTGTATCGGTGCAGTCGATCTTAAAAGAGCTGAAGTATAACGAATGCCGGATCATCGACATTAAAGACCTGAGTATTGAGCGGCCATTTTATTTTATCCTGCCACACGGACAACCTTCTTCATTAGCAGAAATATTCATGCGATTCGCTAAAAGCTATAAGAGCCTATAA
- a CDS encoding DUF305 domain-containing protein yields MLKLSFFILLMSILDAAKAQHHDMSMPMPASKNVYLQMMDQMMVSMDKSAPTHSSDKDFLTMMIPHHQGAVDMANYEIEHGKNREMVQLAKSIRAEQLVQIQQMELLLRSAKTFVSAGTAHQQANQKMMMVMMQQMPKEKVLSNDDNAFAWVMIPHHQAAIDMAKVALQYGTNKNIKRLAESIISDEQIEIDQMKKFSHIP; encoded by the coding sequence ATGCTAAAACTCAGTTTTTTTATTTTGTTGATGTCAATTTTGGATGCAGCCAAAGCGCAACACCACGATATGTCTATGCCAATGCCTGCCTCAAAAAATGTTTATTTGCAAATGATGGATCAAATGATGGTGAGTATGGATAAGTCAGCACCGACCCACTCATCGGATAAAGATTTCCTGACAATGATGATTCCGCACCATCAGGGCGCAGTCGATATGGCGAACTATGAAATAGAGCACGGTAAAAACCGGGAGATGGTCCAGTTGGCCAAAAGTATCAGGGCTGAACAATTGGTGCAGATACAGCAAATGGAATTATTGCTGCGTAGTGCTAAAACATTCGTCAGCGCGGGCACAGCCCATCAACAGGCCAACCAAAAAATGATGATGGTAATGATGCAGCAGATGCCAAAGGAAAAAGTGCTAAGCAATGATGACAATGCTTTTGCCTGGGTAATGATCCCTCACCACCAAGCCGCTATTGACATGGCTAAAGTGGCACTGCAATACGGCACCAACAAAAATATAAAGCGCCTTGCCGAAAGTATTATCTCGGATGAGCAGATTGAAATTGATCAAATGAAGAAATTCAGTCATATCCCGTAA